The Danio rerio strain Tuebingen ecotype United States chromosome 19, GRCz12tu, whole genome shotgun sequence genome includes the window TCCCCCCGGCCCGATCAGCTGCAGGACTGACCGTCACACACTGATTAGCAGACGGCGGCCGCGGGAACCTGCTGCTGGAGCCATGATGGCGtgactggagtgtgtgtgtgtgagtgagcgaGGGCGGCGCTGTTTCCGCGTCGTCTCTCAATATTTCaaccaataataaataaaggtgATCAATATCTTGTTTGCGATTGAGTGAGCTGCTCTTGCGTTCCCTCGGCGAGCGGCAGTGGAGGCGTCCGGCCTCTCGTCACGGCTGCGCTACATTACtggcctcctcctcctcctcctcctcctctgtgtTTCTTTAATAATAGTGCTGATTGAGTAATGGTTCTCTTACCGGTGTGTGTTAGTATGGATGTGCGGATCGGAGCTTCACCTGCCCTGCCTAGGGAAGACTATTGCCACTACAGGCGCAGGCTCCGGCGGAGCGACGGGATATTAGACACCTCCACACGCGACTTTATTCTCCTTTATTTGTTTTGCAGGAAACTGAGTGCCAAACCCAGCGGTGCAGATGGACTTGAGCTTAATGTGTTACTCGTAGAAGATGCGAATTAATAATACACACGTCAGCGGCGGCGAGCCGAGCAGCATCCATGTGCTTTTGgttgtaattttttgttttgttttcctcttGCGGCACTTAATTGGAGTCATTCACCGAGCTTTTAAGAAGACGACGACGGACAGAATCAGACATTTGTATGAGGTTATATTTTTCCATTGAtatgaaaataaagttaaattaaatctttctgctgtgtgtgtgtgtgtgttgtgtcttCAATAATGGCACATAAATGAGCAGCACACGTCCACAAGACCAGTTCaggaaaataatttaataataaatacatttaaatagaaCATTACAGCGCACCCACAGGGCACAACATGTGTTAAACACACAACATGTGTCGGTCAACATGTGTTAAACACAACATGTGTCGGCTACCAAAATAACAAAtgttcaaaacaataaatattaaatatataaatatgtagcgAAAGtcatggtgtgtgtgtatgtgcgtgcagTTAGCATTGAGACACACTGATGCAGCGCAGGCTGCGGAACACGTCCTGCATGAAGCTGCGCAGCTGCCGGAGTGTCGCGCGCACACGCACCTGCAGCTTGAACTGGCTGAGTGGAgccgagagagtgtgtgtgtgcggcaaCACCTGAGGACCAGCAGAGGGCACCTGGAGGAGGAGCTGCAGAACACAGAGCGCATTACACACCAGTACACACTAATACCAGTCAGTAATACACACACGCTCACCACTGTACACTAGTGTCagtcagtaacacacacacacacactcaccagcgTGCGCAGCTCTGCGAGGTCGTTCAGTAGGTTCTCTGGGCGGCAGGGCTCCAGCAGCTTCAGCAGGACTCTGTGATGAAGCTCCAGACCGATGAGCATCCG containing:
- the csf3b gene encoding colony stimulating factor 3 (granulocyte) b precursor; amino-acid sequence: MKTCCLLLLHLCVCQLLCVPLQPQLTHTHTEHTLRALSLAKKILNDIPAVQELCAPNTGLSSSTEEFLSSEFQIPTLPLLKSEDLTLEERVQRMLIGLELHHRVLLKLLEPCRPENLLNDLAELRTLLLLQVPSAGPQVLPHTHTLSAPLSQFKLQVRVRATLRQLRSFMQDVFRSLRCISVSQC